From the Paraflavitalea soli genome, the window AATGTGATGAATGTCCTGTCCATCCTGTTTAACCTGTGGGGTCGCTTTTCCCTGGCGCAGATCTTTGGCAATGCCGCCATCTTCGCCTTTACCCAGGCCATCGGCCTGGCTGTATTCAGCAAGATTTTTATGGAAGCCATCCTGCTGCAGATCATGACCAGCCGCGTAAAACGGGGAGTGCAAAGCCGCTTTGAATACCAGCATGTACTCGATGGCTTCCGTCGCCCCCTGCTTTTCCTGGTCGTCATACTGTGGTTGATCGTATTTACCACCAACCTCAATATCTATACTACCGTACTTGGTGGCTTGACCACCTTCATGGAAACACCCCGCCACATTGGCAACGCTTATTTTACCATTGGCGGCGTACTGCTCTTCTTCCTCATCATCTGGATAGCCCACCTCCTGCAGAAATATGTAGGTTACTTCTTTGGCGATACCGGCAATGATGAGGAGATACACAATAAAGGACAGCGTTCAAGACTGCTCATAGCAAGGCTCATCCTGCTTTGCCTCGGCTACTTCCTGGCCGTGGCCGCTTCGGGTGTACCCGTAGATAAAATAACCATCGTCCTGGGCGCTCTCGGTGTCGGTATTGGTTTGGGCTTACAGAACATCGTTAACAATTTTGTATCCGGTATCATTCTCATCTTCGATAGACCACTACAGATCGGCGATGTGGTGGATGTAGGAGATAAGTCGGGTCGCGTACGTGAAATAGGCTTACGCTCCAGCACCTTGCTCACACCCGATGGCGCAGAAGTGATCATCCCCAACGGAGATATCCTTTCTCAACAAATTACCAACTGGACCCTCTCTAATAACCAGATACGCCTGGAAATGGAACTATCGGTTAGTGGCAGCCGCGATATGGAGGTAGTGTCTTCTGCTATTAAAAAGGCCATCCAAACCTCCCGCTTCGTATTTGACAACCGGGAACCACAAATACTCTTTACCAAAGTAAATGAAGACGGATTCGATCTCAAGGCCTTCTTCTGGTGTGCCGATGTAGCTAAAGCCGAAGAAGCGAAAAGCGATGTGCTGATCATTTTACATGATAAGCTAAATGCCGATAACCTGCACATAAACTAAGCAGATAAGCCGCCAGGCAGCTCAATAATTAAAGCGGTTACATACACTACCGGTGTGTAACCGCTTTTTTGCTGAGATTATTCCACAAAGCAGCCTGCTTTTTATACATTGACTGCTGAACGCTCTCCTCTTCTTCCACACCCGGCGGTTTGAATAGAAAAAAATCGTAGCTTTTCTGTGTGCGTACGATTATTCACTTTTGCATTGCTTACCGATGGATCCGATTACGATTATTTTGCTGGCAGCATTAGTGCTGGGTTATTTCGCATGGTACAGACCAACTTTTCTGCTCAAGCCTGAGCGGAAAAGAAAGGAGCTTGTGGCAAGATTTGAACAGGTTACTAACCTCAACCAGCAGCTTCTGGCCGATATGCAGCAGTACGCTCAAAAGAATAACCTGCTCGACAAACCTTTTATAGAAGGAGATTCCTTCCGCAATAAGATCACCGAACTCCAGGCTGCCCGTGATGAGTTTTTCAGCGAAGAGAATTACCTCGGCCTCCGTGCCCGCAATCCCAAACACCTCGATCTTCAACTCATGACCAAAACCCTCGATGATCAGATCCTCTACCACGAGCGCATCCAAAAAGCCCTTAACAAGCATAAGAATACGCCTGCAACCAATTAGTGTTTTCCTGTTGCCGCACAAAAAAGGCCAGCCCGATCGGCCAGCCTTGTAATAAGTATGGAAAGAATAATTAGGTTAGTGCGCCACCAGCCAGTTCTCACCCTTGCCGATCTCTGCTTCCACCGGCACCCCATTGGGTAATGGCAAAGCTCCACGCATACAATCTATGATAATCGGCATAATAGTATCTGCTTCATCCAGCGTAGCATCAAAGATCAACTCGTCATGCACCTGCAGGATCATCTTCGATTTAAACTTATGTTTTTTGAACGTTTCCTGGATCTTTATCATGGCCAGCTTGATCATATCAGCCGCCGTGCCCTGAATAGGCGAGTTGATCGCGTTGCGCTCTGCAAATCCACGTACTGTAAAGTTGGAGGAGTTGATATCACGCAGCCAGCGCTTGCGGCCCATCAACGTTTCCACATAGCCTGTTTCCCGGGCAAAGTTGATCGTATCATCCATATACTTCTGGATATTCGCAAACTGCTTCTTATACGTATCAATGATCTCTTTGGCTTCCGTACGGCTGATACCCAGGTTGTCGGCCAGGCCAAAAGCTCCTTGCCCGTAGATAATGCCGAAATTCACACTCTTCGCCTTATAGCGCATTTCCTTCGTCACATCCTTTTCATCCACACTGTATACTTTGGCCGCAGTAGCTGTGTGAATATCCTTTGCATTCTTGAAAGCATCACACATGGCCGGGTCACCTGAAATAGCGGCTACAATACGTAATTCTATTTGCGAATAATCGGCCGAAAGCAGGATATGATTACTGTCCCGGGGAATAAAGGCCTTACGGATCTCTTTGCCCCTGTCTGTACGTACAGGAATATTCTGCAGGTTGGGATTGTTACTGGATAAACGACCGGTAACAGCCACCGCCTGTGCATAAGATGTATGTACACGGCCTGTCTTGCGGTTGATCATTTCGGGAAGCGCATCCACATAAGTAGACTTCAGCTTGGTCAACTCCCGGAAGGCAAGGATATCTTCCACGATCTTACTTTGATTGGCCAGCTTAAGCAGTACATCTTCCCCTGTAGCATATTGGCCCGTCTTCGTCTTTTTGGCCTTGGGGTCCAGCTTCAGTTTTTCAAACAATACTTCACCCAGTTGCTTGGGAGAGGCCAGGTTGAACTTTAATCCTGCTTGCTGGTATACATTTTCCTCTGCCTGCCTGGCTTCCTTATCCAGTTGCAGCGAATAATCTTTTAAGAACTCGATATCTACCTTTACCCCTTCAAACTCCATATCTGTAAGCACCTTTACAAGCGGGTTCTCTACTTCCAGGAATACCTTTTCAACTGCTTTCGTTTTGAGCAGCGGGGCAAAGATCTGTTTCAGCTGCAGCGTGATATCAGCATCTTCAGCCGCATAGTCCGTGATCTTTTCCAGTGGCACATCCCGCATATTACCCTGGTTCTTGCCTTTCTTGCCAATCAGCTCATCAATATGTACCGGCTCGTAACCCAAATATTGTGCGCTCATGATATCCATGCTACGTTTGCCGTCCGGCTCGATCACATAATGCGCCAGCATCGTATCAAAGATGTTTCCCTTCAGCTCATAGCCATACCACTTAAGCACCAGCATATCATACTTCAGGTTCTGTCCCACCCAGGTAATATCCGTCTTGTTGAATAATTTTTCAAATTGTTTCAGGATGGCCTTGGTGCCTTCCACGTCGCCGGGCGGCACCGGTACATAATACGCTTCTCCAACTGTATAGGAGAAGCTCATACCCACCATGTCCGCATCATTCGCATCTAATCCCGTAGTCTCTGTATCAAAACAAACTTCCGGCTGCTCCAGTAATTCTTTTACCAGTGTCGTAATGGCCGCATCGCCTGTGATGGCAACATATTTATGAGGCGTATTGTGAATCGTCTTTCCGGCCACAATAGCCTCCGTGCTGTCTACCCGTTCGCTGTCTGCCCCTTCTGTCTCCGTGCCTGCGCCTTCTGTATGCTGTATTCTGACTTCTGTATTCTTCTTCTTGCTTTCCACTGGATTGCCAAACAGATCTGTCTGCACGCCCTCCGGTGCCGTTGCCTTCCCGGCCGTGATAGCGATCTCTTCGCCCAGTACCCGCTTGGCTACTGTTTTAAATTCCAGGTCCGTAAACACTTCACGCAACAACTCCCGGTTCATTTCCTTTACCCGGAAATCCTCTGCATGAAAACTTACCGGTACATCTGTAATAATAGTAGCCAGCTTTTTGGAAAGGATAGCCGCATTCTTTCCGTTGCGTACCTTCTCACCCAAAGCCCCTTTGATCTTATCTGCATTGTTCAACACATTTTCCAGCGTACCATATTCGGCCAGTAGTTTAGCCGCTGTCTTTTCTCCTACCCCGGCAATGCCGGGTATATTATCCACCGAATCTCCCATAAGGCCCAGTATATCTATCACCTGGTGTACTTCCTGGATATTCCATTTCTCACATACTTCTTTCACGCCCAGGATCTCCGCATCCCCGCCCTGGTAACCGGGTTTATAGATCTTGACCCTTTCCTCCACCAATTGGCCATAGTCCTTATCGGGCGTTACCATGTATACTTCAAATCCTTCTTTGGCAGCTTGCTTACTCAGCGTGCCGATCACGTCATCCGCTTCATAGCCATCCAGTTCTACAATAGGTATATTAAAGCCACGTATGATGCGCTTAATATCGGGAATAGCTGCCTTCAGATCTTCAGGTGTCTCCTGCCGGTTGGCCTTGTATTCTGCAAAGTCTGTATGTCGCTCCGTAGGAGCACTGGTATCAAACGCCACCGCCATATGTGAGGGCTTCTGGTTGTTGAGCAGATCAAGCAACGTATTGACAAAACCGAACTGAGCATTTGTGTTTACGCCCTTGGAGGTAATACGTGGATTGCGTATCAATGCATAATAGGCACGGAATACCAATGCATACGCGTCGAGAAGAAATACTTTTTGACTCATGCTGCTAAGTTAACAACAATGACCACATGAAAAGCGGTAAAATTGTCTGTTTCTGCGGGTGTTTTGCGACAAAAAAAGGGGCTATCGCCCCGTCTTCATTTCCTCCAACTTCTTCTGCATACCAAACATTTCATCCCTCAGCTTCGCCGCTTCCATAAAGTCGAGATCGCGGGCAGCTTTTTCCATTTCCTTCTTCGTTTTGCCGATCGCTTTCTCCAGCTGTGGGATGGTTTGATATACCGCCTGCTCTTCTGCTGCAGCGTGTACTACCAGGTTTTCATCCGCTGCAAGAGCATAAGGATTCTTGGGATCATATCCCTTGATGTCCAATACCGATGTTTGTGCAAACACCTGCTCTTTCGATTTGACAACCGTGCGCGGTGTAATATTATGTTCGATATTGAAAGCTACCTGTTTTTCCCGGCGGCGCGTGGTCTCATCGATCGTCCGCTGCATACTCTCCGTCATCTTATCTGCATAGAAGATCACCAGCCCATCCACATTCCGGGCCGCACGGCCTGCCGTTTGCGTCAGCGACTTCTCATTACGCAGGAATCCCTCCTTATCTGCATCAAGGATGGCCACCAGCGATACTTCCGGTAGGTCAAGACCTTCCCGCAACAGGTTTACCCCTACCAGCACATCAATCTCACCCAACCTAAGCTGGCGCAGTATCTCCACCCGCTCCAGCGTATCTACTTCACTGTGTATGTACTTTGATTTGATATTGATCCGGTGCAGGTATTTATCCATCTCTTCCGCCATCCGCTTTGTCAGCGTGGTCACCAGTACCCGGTCCCCCTTCGTTACCCGCTTGTCTATTTCATCCAGCAGGTCATCGATCTGGTTCACACTAGGTCTTATTTCAATGGGAGGATCCAATAGTCCCGTGGGCCGCACTACCTGCTCTACCACTATACCACCGCTCTTCTCCAGCTCATATTCACCCGGCGTGGCTGATACATAGACCGTTTGGTCCACGATCTGCTCAAACTCATGGAAGTTCAGCGGACGGTTATCCAGCGCAGAAGGAAGACGGAATCCAAAATCCACCAGGATCAGCTTACGGCTTCTGTCCCCGCCATACATACCACTGATCTGTGGTATCGTCTGGTGACTTTCATCTATCACCGTCAGGAAGTCTTTGGGGAAGTAATCCAAAAGACAGAAGGGCCTGGTACCCGGTATACGCCTGTCGAAGAAACGCGAATAGTTCTCCACCCCGTTACAATAACCAAGCTCCCGGATCATCTCCACATCATAATTCACCCGCTCACTCAACCTTTGCGCTTCTATATATTTACCGTTCTTTTTAAAGTATTCTACCTGTGCGTGCGATTCATCCTGGATCTCGTTCAGTATCTCGTTGATCATGTCTTTCGGCGCCAGGTACAGATTGGCCGGGAAGATCGCGGCATTGTCCACCACCCCGATCCGTTTGCCCGTATTGATCTCCAGCGTTTCAATGCTTTCGATCTCATCTCCGAAGAAGGTTACCCGGTAGCCCCAGTCCATATAAGGAAGGTTAATGTCCACCGTATCACCCTTTACCCGGAAAGTACCGCGGGTAAAGTCTGTCTGGCTCCGCATATACAGCGCATTCACCAGCCCATGCAGGAACCCTTGCCGGGAAAGTACCTGTCCCTGATGTATACGGATGATGCCATTTTCAAACTCCGCGGGGTTACCAATACCGTAGATACAGCTTACGCTGGCTACCACAATGATATCCCGTCTGCCGCTCAACAATTCTGTGGTGGCATGCAGGCGCAGCTTATCCAGCTCCTCATTGATGCTGAGGTCTTTTTCAATATAGGTATCACTCACCGGCAAATAGGCTTCCGGCTGATAATAGTCGTAATAACTCACGAAATAGCCCACAGCATTTTCCGGGAAGAACTGCTTGAATTCCCCATATAGCTGGGCCACCAGCGTTTTATTGTGCGTGAGCACCAGCGTAGGCCGTTGCACCTGCTGGATCACATTGGCGATGGTAAAGGTCTTACCACTGCCCGTTACCCCCAATAAGGTCTGGTGTTTTTCGCCATTCAATATTCCTTCCGTCAGTTGACGGATCGCTTCCGGCTGATCTCCGGCCGGAGGGAAAGGTGCGTGTAATTTAAAAGGCATATAGTTGTTAAAGAAGCCTGCAAATTTACAGCATTAGCCGCTGCAGGTAAGTTATCCATTATTCCTGAAGCCACCATTGCAAACCTGGGCAGGCCGTATCTATAACAATTTTCGTGCGCAGATGTTGGCTACAAAGAACCGTTGTAACTAATTGATATTGATAAGCTGGCTCAATCTCTTTAAATCAGCTTGCTACACCTAAACAACCCTAAACACCAAACTCAAAACCCGAAACCGATCTACTTATTCTCGATCCTCCTTTTCAGGTACTCCGTATAATCCGGTAATGTAGCCGCGTAGTCAGACTGCATAAGGGGGGAGGTTAGTACAAAATCCGCCGTCGACCGGTCGCAGGCCACAATGCAATTCCAGGCAATCGCTACCCGGAGCAAGGCCTTTACATCACTATCATGTGGTTGCGCTTCCATGGGGTCCCAGAAAAAGATCATGACATCGATTTCTCCAACTGCTATGAGGGCGCCTATTTGTTGGTCGCCGCCCAGCGGACCGCTTAACAGCCTCTTGACAGGGCGGTCCAGCTTTTCTTCCAGCAATTTTCCCGTCGTGCCGGTGGCTATCAGCTCATGTTTGGCCAATACAACCTTGTTGAACTCTGCCCAGTCTATCAGGTCCTTCTTCTTGTTATCATGCGCTACCAGTGCAATTCGCTTACGCGCATCTATTCGTCTTGATGTCAACATAGCTTGTATTTTAAAGGTTTTGGGCTGAAAAGGTAACTGCATTTTGAGGAATCTTTAACGCGATCGAAATAATTTTCAGGCAGATATCGCGTTTTCCACATCTGGGCACGGTAATTGTTAATAACTATTTCCCATTTACACTCCCGTTAAATTCTATGCAGAAAGGTTTGCTGATATGCTTGGTAAGCCTGTGGACACACTTGTGTGTAGCCCAGGATACTTCAACCGGACCGCCTCCGGTAGAAACAGCAGCAGCTGTTCCAGACTCAGCCATTTACCTTACCGACCTCGTTTCAGCCATCCGGGATAATGCAAAAGTCATTCTCAACTGGCGGATGTTGAATAATAATACCACTGAATTTATAGCCGTAGAGCGTAGCAGCAATGGCCGCGATTTTGAAACAGTCGCTGTGCTTAAACAATCCAATACCGGCATCTGGTATGAATGGATCGATGATGCGCCCGCCAAAGGACGTAATTTATACCGCGTACGGTTTGCCGGCAAACAGGGTGCTGTGCAATATTCAAAAACGATTACTGCTATCATTGCCGGCGATATTTCATTTAGGTTCTATCCCAACCCCGTCGATAGTGTCCTTATCATTCGTTCAGAATCTGCACTCGATATCCAGGTAGTTGATGCCAATGGTAAAGTACGCATCACACAAAACAAATTGCAGGGCCTGCAAACCCTCAATGTGGCATCACTCGAAAAGGGAATGTATCTCCTCCGTATTAGTAATCTTACTACTGGTATCGTAACCCAGGAACGCCTCCTTAAAAACTAACAACCGGTAGCAAATCGGTTATTCGAACGGGTTTTTACGCGTGTATTGTAAAAACTTAGAAAGTGTTATCCCCTAATTCCGGTATAATCGCCCCTTTTGGCATCGATAAACCACCTTTTCGAGAGTATTTTTACTATAACCACAAAATGGTATTGCACATGTCAAAATTCACCCTTATTTTTACCTCGGTTTTTCATAGGATATTGGATTTTAAAGCGGGGTTGAATGTCTATTCAGACCCCTTTTTTATTTCTGCTACTTGCCGATCCTCTTTTTTAGAGGCCTCGCCTCCCGGTAAACCACTAGTCCGGTTCTCTACACAACCTAAGTTCACACAACGATGTAATAACTTCAATGCAGCCTGATCTGCTTTGGAGAAAGGAAGCTCTTGTAGTCTGTCTGACCGCTTCCGGATAATAGCATGGCAGTAGAAAATAAACGATCAATACCAGGGCTGGTTTTTTGGATGCTGTGTAGCAATAGAGCGTAGAGTGGATAGGAGGTTGCAAACGAAAGTATATACAAAAAGAAAAGGTCCTGAAGAATCAGGACCTTTCATTTACTAACCCCTTAGTATTCACTTACTATAACATAGTTTATGCAGTAGCAGCAGGAGTACCACTGCTTTGCATTTCTTTTATCTTTTCACGAATCTTCGTTTCAATTTCATTAGCCAGCTCAGGATTGTCCCCTAATAACTTCTTCACCGAATCACGACCTTGTCCCAGCTTATCTCCATTATAACTAAACCAGCTACCGCTTTTCTGTACCACACTCAGCTCAACACCCATATCCAGGATCTCACCAACTTTGGAAATACCTTCACCAAACACGATGTCAAACTCTGCTGCACGGAATGGAGGTGCTACTTTATTCTTTACCACTTTTACTTTTACACGGTTACCAATCGCTTCATCACCATCCTTGATCTGCGCCATACGACGGATATCCAAACGTACAGAAGCATAGAACTTCAGGGCATTACCACCAGTAGTAGTTTCGGGGTTACCGAACATTACACCGATCTTTTCACGAAGCTGGTTGATAAAGATGCAAATGGTATTGGTTTTATTGATGGTGGCAGTCAGCTTACGCAAAGCCTGCGACATCAACCTTGCCTGCAATCCCATTTTGCTATCACCCATTTCGCCTTCCAGCTCACCTTTCGGTACCAGGGCGGCTACGGAGTCAATTACTACAACATCGAGGGCGCCTGATAAGATAAGGCGGTCGGCTATTTCCAAAGCCTGCTCACCATAGTCCGGCTGGGAGATCAGCAGGTTGTCTACATCTACCCCCAGTTTCTGTGCATAGGCGCTATCGAAAGCATGTTCCGCATCGATAATAGCACACATGCCACCCTTTTTCTGTGCCTCTGCAATAACGTGGATAGCTACAGTCGTTTTACCGGAAGACTCAGGTCCATAGATCTCAACGATACGGCCTTTGGGAAGACCACCTACGCCCAGGGCTGAATCCAACCCGATTGAGCCGGTTGATATCACTTCCATGGGATCATTTGACTTTTCATTCATCATCATCACACTTCCTTTGCCAAAGTCTTTTTCAATCTTGTCGATCGTCAGCTTTAGCGCCTTGAGCTTTTCGTTATTTGCAGACATAATGGGTTGTGTTTTGTTATAGTAAAATTACCGAATGCCAAATGTAGGGGAAATTATCTTATCACCACTAATTTTATTAGCATTTTTGGCTAATTATTTTGGGTGTAGGTAAGTTTATGGGATAGCCCACCGGCCGGAATGGACCCTAAAGTATTGATATTACGGGGAAATGAAGCTGACTAAACGGAGCCAAAAAGGGACTGGCCGCCTGAAAATAAAAACCCCGCTACTAATCTGTTCGTAGCGGGGAACTACAGTAGAAAACTACCATAGGGAAATTTTAGAACTAATTCAGGAAAAGGCGATGGTTTAAAACCATATTCAAAGGGACTACAAAAAGGAATACCCTACAATACCACTTTGTGGTAATTATCCCTAAAGGAAATATGAGGGTTTCCTCTTACTCATAAATTACGCGCTTCAGGTAGAACACTTTTTCACCTACCAGCGGTGTCGTTTTACTGATCACAGCAATTCCCTTTTTGTCAACCATCCTCCGCTTTACACCATCACCGATGGTAATATCCAGCGGCAATGCTCCATCATAGTTCAATAATTTGATATGCCAGGTGCTGTCTCCTGTCCGGGCTACCTGTACTTCCAGTTTTTTGATCGTACGCAAATAAAAGTCAAACAAGGGCTTCAGTTCTGTGTTTGATTCCCGGCTGAAAAATTGCTCCACATCATCCGTCGTCACCAGGTTATCGTAGGTATAGCGCGCATCCGTAGCAAACTTCTTAAGAGTCGGGAAAAACACCTCATCGCCCAATACATACCGGAGGGTATGCATAAAGAAAGCCCCCTTGCCATAAATGTCCCCATGGTAGGCATCATCTGAATTGATATTGGTGCCCAGCACCACCGGCTTCTGGTTCTGTGTGCCCCGGGCCGTACCCTGCATCCGCCTGATATAGGCTTCCTCTCCCTCCGCATCGCGGGTAAACAGTGCGTCGCCAAAACTGCAAATGCCTTCCTGCACCCACATATCGCCCCAGTCTTTGCCCGTTACCTTATTACCCCACCATTCATGGCCAAACTCATGGTGCATGAGCCAGTCAAAATCCTGTCCGCCCACCTGACTATATTTGAATTTATTGCCATAAGCGTTCAGCGACTGGTGTTCCATGCCCAGGTGCGGCGTTTCCGCTATGCCGATCTTTTCCTTTACCCAGGAATATTCACCAAAATATTTTTCCTGCATCCGGATCGTTCGCTGAAATACATCCAGGTGGTGCGGGGCTTTGTCTGCATGTTCTTCCAGCACATAAAACTCAATCGGCACCGTATTGTCATTGACAGTAGTATAAGGCCGGCTTACTACTTTGTATTTTCCTGCATTGAACAGGATACTGTAATTATTAATAGTATAGTTTGTTTTCCAATGGTAGGTAGCAGTGCTTTTTTTAGTGGTCACTTTTTGTAGCAATCCCGGTCCGGCCACCACCAGCCCTTTGGGAACAGTAATAATAAGGTCCGCCCCTTCATTGGGCTCATCAGAAGGATGGTCTTTACAGGGAAAAAAGATCTTGGCTCCTTCATTCTGACAACTGATAGCGATCCAGTCATTCCCCGTTGAATCTTTCGTCCACTGAAAACCTCCATCCCAGGGAGGCCTTACCGCCACACGTGGCTTCCCTGCATATTGGATCTTCACCGTTGCTTTACCGGCGGCGGCAGCTGCCAGCGTGATATAGATCAGATCTTGCTCATGTTTGAACGGTTGCTCTTTATTGTTCACCCACACCTTACCCACTTTAAAAGTATTTAACAGGTCAAATAATAAAGTCGTTGTTGGCTGTGCCAATACAACGTCTATCACAGTATATCCGTCAATGGATTGTTCACGGGGATCAACAGCTAATGCTACCGTATAGTGACGCACATCCATATTGGCTTGTTCCGGTTTCAATACCCCGCCGGAAAAAATAGCTTGTGAAAAGCCGCTATGTGTGCTAAACAGCAACAAGGCATAAATAAAAAAGCGCATAAAAAGGATTTAAGGGAAGGTAATAATTTTATGACCGCCCGGCGGGTATCGGATAAATTTGATTTAAAGCATATCATTTTTGCTGTTGTATTAGAAAAACGGGCTGAATGATTAAAAAAAACTTAAAATCATCTTAAAATGAAATCGCTTATTAATCGTTCATAGGTATTTTATTACGATGCTATACCTTTGAACCCCTTTTATCAGGCACGTAAGTTGCATATGACAAGTCATGAAGGATGATTGACATGTGTGAATGATTGCTAATTAATCAATTAAAAACCAATTTATATGAAGTTCAGACACGTTCTGTTAGTAGCATTAACCCCTGTAGTGCTGTTTTCCTGCGTCAGCACCAAGAAATTTAAGGCAGAACAAGAGAAATACACCCAATTAAACGACTCTTACGCCAAATTACAAGGCGATCTGAAAGCGTGTGAAGATCAGAAAGCAGAGGAAGCCCGTAAAAAAGCGGCGCTGCAAGCTGAGATCGACGGTCTCAACAAACAAATTGCTTTCCTGAAAGAAAACAACACCCAGGCTTTAAAGCAACTCCAGGATCTTTCTGTTATTTCCAGCTCACAGGCTGAAAGTATTAAAAAATCCATGGAGAACATCGGTGCGAAAGATTCTTATATCCAGACTTTACAGCAACAAATGGCGCGTAAAGATTCTATGAACATGGCCCTCGTGATGAACCTGAAAGGTGCTATTGGCAACCTGGATGACAAAGACATCAACATTAAGGTTGATAAAGGTGTAGTTTATATCGACATTTCTGATAAGCTGTTATTCAAGAGCGGCAAGTTTGATGTAACAGAAGAAGCTAAGGTTGTATTGGGTAAAGTGGCTACCGTACTGAAAAATCAGCCTGACATCGAGTTCATGGTGGAAGGTCATACCGACAACGTTCCTTACAAAGGAAATCCGCTGTTGCTCGACAACTGGGACCTGAGTGTTAAGCGTGCTACTTCTGTAGTACGGATCCTCCAAAACCAATATGGTCTGGATCCTGCTAAGATGTCTGCTGCCGGTCGTGGTGAGTACTCTCCACTGATGCCTAACGATTCTCCTGAAGCCAAAGCGGCCAACCGTCGTACAAGGATCGTTATCCTGCCTCAGCTGGATCAGTTCTTCAAATTGCTCGAAAGGAAATAAGCTTACTATATAAGTGAAAAGGGAGAGCGGCATGATGCCGCTCTCCCTTTTTTTATGATGTATTGCCGATGGCGAAGGTGGGTTGTCCTATAACGAAGGTGGGTCGCCTTTCCAAGGCGGCTCACCTTTTCAAGGCGGCTCACCTTCGTTATTATTACCTGCTTACATCTTTAGAAACTTTTTTATTAAATGGCTTAGTTGCCTGGTGTCTACCTGTTCCAATGCATGTGCCGTTCCGGGTAGCACACCCAATTGCCCCGCAGGCAATTGCTTGTACACATTCACCGTTTCATCGAGGGTAACCATCTTATCCCGGTCGCCCAGCAACAACAGGCAGGGCGTTGTTATCTGAGGATAGTCATCCGGCTTTAAAGGATTGTCTTTTCCCATGGCCAGCAGC encodes:
- the polA gene encoding DNA polymerase I encodes the protein MSQKVFLLDAYALVFRAYYALIRNPRITSKGVNTNAQFGFVNTLLDLLNNQKPSHMAVAFDTSAPTERHTDFAEYKANRQETPEDLKAAIPDIKRIIRGFNIPIVELDGYEADDVIGTLSKQAAKEGFEVYMVTPDKDYGQLVEERVKIYKPGYQGGDAEILGVKEVCEKWNIQEVHQVIDILGLMGDSVDNIPGIAGVGEKTAAKLLAEYGTLENVLNNADKIKGALGEKVRNGKNAAILSKKLATIITDVPVSFHAEDFRVKEMNRELLREVFTDLEFKTVAKRVLGEEIAITAGKATAPEGVQTDLFGNPVESKKKNTEVRIQHTEGAGTETEGADSERVDSTEAIVAGKTIHNTPHKYVAITGDAAITTLVKELLEQPEVCFDTETTGLDANDADMVGMSFSYTVGEAYYVPVPPGDVEGTKAILKQFEKLFNKTDITWVGQNLKYDMLVLKWYGYELKGNIFDTMLAHYVIEPDGKRSMDIMSAQYLGYEPVHIDELIGKKGKNQGNMRDVPLEKITDYAAEDADITLQLKQIFAPLLKTKAVEKVFLEVENPLVKVLTDMEFEGVKVDIEFLKDYSLQLDKEARQAEENVYQQAGLKFNLASPKQLGEVLFEKLKLDPKAKKTKTGQYATGEDVLLKLANQSKIVEDILAFRELTKLKSTYVDALPEMINRKTGRVHTSYAQAVAVTGRLSSNNPNLQNIPVRTDRGKEIRKAFIPRDSNHILLSADYSQIELRIVAAISGDPAMCDAFKNAKDIHTATAAKVYSVDEKDVTKEMRYKAKSVNFGIIYGQGAFGLADNLGISRTEAKEIIDTYKKQFANIQKYMDDTINFARETGYVETLMGRKRWLRDINSSNFTVRGFAERNAINSPIQGTAADMIKLAMIKIQETFKKHKFKSKMILQVHDELIFDATLDEADTIMPIIIDCMRGALPLPNGVPVEAEIGKGENWLVAH
- the uvrB gene encoding excinuclease ABC subunit UvrB, producing MPFKLHAPFPPAGDQPEAIRQLTEGILNGEKHQTLLGVTGSGKTFTIANVIQQVQRPTLVLTHNKTLVAQLYGEFKQFFPENAVGYFVSYYDYYQPEAYLPVSDTYIEKDLSINEELDKLRLHATTELLSGRRDIIVVASVSCIYGIGNPAEFENGIIRIHQGQVLSRQGFLHGLVNALYMRSQTDFTRGTFRVKGDTVDINLPYMDWGYRVTFFGDEIESIETLEINTGKRIGVVDNAAIFPANLYLAPKDMINEILNEIQDESHAQVEYFKKNGKYIEAQRLSERVNYDVEMIRELGYCNGVENYSRFFDRRIPGTRPFCLLDYFPKDFLTVIDESHQTIPQISGMYGGDRSRKLILVDFGFRLPSALDNRPLNFHEFEQIVDQTVYVSATPGEYELEKSGGIVVEQVVRPTGLLDPPIEIRPSVNQIDDLLDEIDKRVTKGDRVLVTTLTKRMAEEMDKYLHRINIKSKYIHSEVDTLERVEILRQLRLGEIDVLVGVNLLREGLDLPEVSLVAILDADKEGFLRNEKSLTQTAGRAARNVDGLVIFYADKMTESMQRTIDETTRRREKQVAFNIEHNITPRTVVKSKEQVFAQTSVLDIKGYDPKNPYALAADENLVVHAAAEEQAVYQTIPQLEKAIGKTKKEMEKAARDLDFMEAAKLRDEMFGMQKKLEEMKTGR
- a CDS encoding methylglyoxal synthase codes for the protein MLTSRRIDARKRIALVAHDNKKKDLIDWAEFNKVVLAKHELIATGTTGKLLEEKLDRPVKRLLSGPLGGDQQIGALIAVGEIDVMIFFWDPMEAQPHDSDVKALLRVAIAWNCIVACDRSTADFVLTSPLMQSDYAATLPDYTEYLKRRIENK
- a CDS encoding T9SS type A sorting domain-containing protein; its protein translation is MLICLVSLWTHLCVAQDTSTGPPPVETAAAVPDSAIYLTDLVSAIRDNAKVILNWRMLNNNTTEFIAVERSSNGRDFETVAVLKQSNTGIWYEWIDDAPAKGRNLYRVRFAGKQGAVQYSKTITAIIAGDISFRFYPNPVDSVLIIRSESALDIQVVDANGKVRITQNKLQGLQTLNVASLEKGMYLLRISNLTTGIVTQERLLKN
- the recA gene encoding recombinase RecA; protein product: MSANNEKLKALKLTIDKIEKDFGKGSVMMMNEKSNDPMEVISTGSIGLDSALGVGGLPKGRIVEIYGPESSGKTTVAIHVIAEAQKKGGMCAIIDAEHAFDSAYAQKLGVDVDNLLISQPDYGEQALEIADRLILSGALDVVVIDSVAALVPKGELEGEMGDSKMGLQARLMSQALRKLTATINKTNTICIFINQLREKIGVMFGNPETTTGGNALKFYASVRLDIRRMAQIKDGDEAIGNRVKVKVVKNKVAPPFRAAEFDIVFGEGISKVGEILDMGVELSVVQKSGSWFSYNGDKLGQGRDSVKKLLGDNPELANEIETKIREKIKEMQSSGTPAATA